From one Aquila chrysaetos chrysaetos chromosome 7, bAquChr1.4, whole genome shotgun sequence genomic stretch:
- the B4GALT4 gene encoding beta-1,4-galactosyltransferase 4, whose protein sequence is MALSLYVFHLFYKFKVLVLVTLCLMVLWATFSYFVDSRHEISKAKSMVEDFRKVTSLEDSQKEEEIESVPTVKSLQGHCPALSPYLRGASKLTFKATLTLEEVQKENPQVVKGRYHPTECSALQHVAILIPHRNREKHLLYLLEHLHPFLQRQQLDYGIYVIHQAGSTKFNRAKLLNVGYLEALKEANWDCFIFHDVDLVPENDFNIYMCDRQPKHLVVGRNNTGYRLRYRGYFGGVTALTRDQFSKVNGFSNKYWGWGGEDDDLRIRVEMQKMRVVRPSADVARYTMIFHKRDHGNEENGERMKLLRQVSRTWKTDGLNSCSYKLLSVEHNPLYVNITVDFSTQPKIS, encoded by the exons ATGGCCTTGAGCTTGTATGTCTTTCACCTCTTCTATAAGTTCAAAGTGTTGGTGCTTGTCACTTTGTGTTTGATGGTGCTATGGGCCACATTCAGTTACTTTGTGGACTCCAGACATGAAATTTCTAAAGCTAAGAGCATGGTGGAGGATTTCAGAAAGGTAACTAGCCTGGAGGACAGtcaaaaggaagaggagattGAATCAGTTCCCACGGTGAAGTCACTTCAGGGTCACTGCCCCGCTCTGTCTCCGTACCTGC GAGGTGCCAGCAAACTGACCTTCAAAGCAACTCTCACACTAGAAGAAGTGCAAAAGGAGAACCCTCAGGTAGTCAAGGGCCGGTATCACCCTACGGAGTGCTCAGCATTGCAGCACGTGGCCATCCTCATCCCACACCGCAATCGAGAGAAGCATCTGCTGTACCTCCTGGAGCACCTCCACCCTTTCCTacaaaggcagcagctggacTATGGCATCTACGTTATTCACCAG GCTGGCAGCACCAAATTTAATCGAGCTAAACTGCTGAATGTAGGATACCTAGAGGCCCTAAAAGAAGCAAACTGGGACTGTTTCATTTTCCATGATGTGGATCTGGTGCCAGAAAATGACTTTAACATTTACATGTGTGACAGACAACCAAAGCACCTTGTAGTTGGCAGGAACAATACTGGATACAG GTTACGGTACCGGGGATATTTTGGAGGTGTAACTGCTCTAACAAGAGATCAGTTTTCCAAGGTGAATGGATTCTCTAACAAGTACTGGGGTTGGGGTGGAGAAGATGATGACCTTCGAATcag gGTTGAGATGCAGAAGATGAGAGTGGTGAGGCCGTCTGCTGATGTAGCCAGGTACACGATGATCTTCCACAAACGAGACCACGGTAATGAGGAGAATGGAGAGAG GATGAAGCTTCTACGTCAGGTATCGAGAACGTGGAAAACAGATGGGCTGAACTCATGTTCATATAAACTGCTCTCAGTGGAACATAACCCTTTATATGTCAACATCACGGTGGATTTCAGCACGCAGCCCAAGATCTCATAA